In one Haemophilus parainfluenzae genomic region, the following are encoded:
- the nusB gene encoding transcription antitermination factor NusB, with the protein MTEKKEPVKKVSPRRRARECAVQALYSWALSGNAPEQVELTFVVDQDLKGVDKPYFSRLFRQTVANVEAVDFSMSHYLDRTLDELDPIEKAILRLAVYELQFEPDVPYKVAINEAIEVAKVFGADESHKYINGVLDKVAPALGRK; encoded by the coding sequence ATGACAGAGAAAAAAGAACCTGTAAAAAAAGTATCGCCACGTCGTAGAGCGAGAGAATGTGCAGTTCAAGCATTATATTCTTGGGCGCTCTCAGGTAATGCACCAGAACAAGTGGAACTTACTTTCGTTGTGGATCAAGATTTAAAAGGTGTGGATAAACCTTATTTTAGCCGCCTTTTCCGTCAAACCGTTGCGAATGTAGAAGCCGTTGATTTTTCAATGAGTCATTATTTAGATCGCACGTTGGATGAATTAGATCCGATTGAAAAAGCGATTTTACGTTTAGCGGTTTATGAACTTCAATTTGAGCCAGATGTACCGTATAAAGTGGCGATTAACGAGGCAATTGAAGTGGCGAAAGTGTTTGGAGCAGATGAAAGCCATAAATACATTAACGGTGTATTGGATAAAGTC
- the ribE gene encoding 6,7-dimethyl-8-ribityllumazine synthase, with amino-acid sequence MKVLEGAVAAPNAKIAVVIARFNSFINESLLEGAVDALKRIGQVKDENITIVRAPGAYELPLVARRLAESKKFDAIVALGTVIRGGTAHFEYVAGEASSGLGQVAMQAEIPVAFGVLTTENIEQAIERAGTKAGNKGAEAALTALEMVNLLQQIDAA; translated from the coding sequence ATGAAAGTTTTAGAAGGTGCGGTAGCTGCACCAAATGCTAAAATCGCAGTGGTGATTGCCCGTTTTAACAGTTTTATTAATGAAAGTTTATTAGAAGGTGCGGTAGATGCATTAAAACGTATCGGCCAAGTGAAAGATGAGAATATCACAATCGTTCGTGCACCAGGTGCGTATGAACTTCCATTAGTAGCACGTCGTTTAGCTGAAAGCAAAAAATTTGATGCGATTGTAGCATTAGGTACGGTAATCCGTGGTGGTACCGCTCACTTTGAATATGTGGCTGGCGAAGCAAGCAGCGGTTTAGGTCAAGTGGCAATGCAAGCTGAAATCCCAGTAGCATTCGGTGTTTTAACAACTGAAAACATTGAACAAGCTATCGAGCGTGCAGGTACTAAAGCGGGTAATAAAGGTGCAGAAGCAGCATTAACTGCACTTGAAATGGTGAATCTTTTACAACAAATTGATGCGGCATAA
- a CDS encoding glycogen/starch/alpha-glucan phosphorylase, which translates to MIMDNFDSPFLYNRPSLDVEGVKKAIVYKLIFLIGRSPKEASQRDWLNATLHAVRDLVTEGWITTARQSRAEETRRVYYLSMEFLIGRTLSNAMIAEGIYDVAQKALAELNVDLEEIIEKEVDPGLGNGGLGRLAACFMDSLATLAIPAMGYGIRYEYGMFRQKIENGQQVERPDDWLEKGAPWEFMRPSKRFSIDFGGHIYFEGKKCIWNPAEKVTALAYDQMIPGYKNDSASTLRLWSAHGGEVFDLAEFNRGDHLAAVATRSANQNLSRVLYPDDSTWNGRELRLRQEYFLVSASLQDILRRHFRTHGTLDNLADKVAIHLNDTHPTLAIPELMRILIDLHGYSWQNAWDVTRRIFSYTCHTLMSEALETWPVEMMAKILPRHLQMIFEINDHFLEYVKTYVTTDMDFIRRVSLIEEGYQRKVRMGWLSVVGSHKVNGVAAIHSDLMVTSTFADFARIYPERFTNVTNGVTPRRWLAVANPKLAALFDQYIGSEWRCDLSQIEKLKAFADKGEFKRAVADIKYDNKVKLAQYVKKTLDIDLDPHALFDVQVKRIHEYKRQMLNVLHIIARYNEMLAEPEKDWQPRVFILAGKAASAYYAAKQTIRLINDVANVINNDERLKGRLKVVFIPNYSVSLAQLIIPAADISEQISLAGTEASGTSNMKFALNGALTLGTLDGANVEILDNVGKDHIFIFGNTVEQVEALRREGYRPFDYYQNDEQLREVIDQIIRGDFSPEEPNRYHSLIQGLQYHDYYQSFADFRSYVEAQKAVDKKYQDRDAWIASTIQNMVNMGFFSSDRTILEYAKNIWKIEPLKLEK; encoded by the coding sequence ATGATCATGGACAATTTTGATTCGCCATTTCTCTACAATCGACCAAGTCTTGATGTTGAAGGCGTGAAAAAAGCAATTGTTTATAAATTAATTTTCTTAATTGGTCGTTCACCAAAAGAGGCGAGTCAACGCGACTGGCTAAATGCGACGCTTCATGCAGTGCGTGATTTAGTGACTGAAGGCTGGATTACCACCGCTCGTCAATCTCGTGCAGAAGAAACTCGCCGTGTTTATTACCTTTCCATGGAATTCTTAATCGGCCGTACACTTTCTAATGCGATGATTGCAGAAGGCATTTATGATGTGGCACAAAAAGCCTTGGCTGAATTAAATGTTGATTTAGAAGAGATTATTGAAAAAGAAGTGGATCCTGGTTTAGGTAATGGTGGTTTAGGTCGTCTTGCTGCTTGTTTTATGGACTCACTTGCAACGTTAGCGATTCCAGCAATGGGTTACGGTATTCGTTATGAATACGGTATGTTCCGTCAAAAAATTGAAAATGGCCAACAGGTTGAGCGCCCTGATGATTGGTTAGAAAAAGGTGCACCTTGGGAATTTATGCGTCCATCAAAACGTTTCAGTATTGATTTTGGTGGTCATATTTATTTTGAAGGCAAAAAATGTATTTGGAATCCAGCTGAAAAAGTGACCGCACTTGCATACGACCAAATGATTCCTGGCTATAAAAATGATTCAGCATCAACGTTGCGTTTATGGTCTGCTCATGGTGGTGAGGTGTTTGATTTAGCGGAGTTTAACCGTGGTGATCACTTAGCGGCGGTAGCAACCCGTTCAGCTAACCAAAACCTTTCTCGCGTACTTTATCCAGATGATTCTACCTGGAATGGTCGTGAATTGCGTTTACGTCAAGAGTACTTCTTGGTATCAGCGTCTTTACAAGATATTCTTCGTCGTCATTTCAGAACACATGGCACGTTAGATAACTTAGCAGATAAAGTTGCGATCCACTTGAACGATACCCACCCAACATTAGCGATTCCTGAGTTAATGCGTATTTTAATCGATTTACACGGTTATTCATGGCAAAACGCTTGGGATGTGACTCGTCGTATCTTCTCTTATACTTGCCATACTTTAATGTCAGAAGCATTAGAAACCTGGCCGGTAGAAATGATGGCGAAAATCTTACCGCGTCATTTACAAATGATTTTTGAAATTAATGATCATTTCCTAGAGTATGTGAAAACTTATGTCACGACTGATATGGACTTTATCCGTCGCGTTTCTCTGATCGAAGAAGGATATCAACGTAAAGTGCGCATGGGCTGGTTGTCTGTTGTCGGCTCACATAAAGTGAACGGTGTTGCGGCGATTCACTCAGATCTTATGGTGACATCAACCTTTGCTGATTTTGCTCGTATCTACCCAGAACGCTTCACCAACGTGACGAATGGCGTGACACCGCGTCGTTGGCTTGCCGTAGCAAACCCGAAATTAGCGGCTTTATTTGATCAATATATTGGTTCTGAGTGGCGTTGCGATTTAAGCCAAATTGAAAAACTTAAAGCGTTTGCAGATAAAGGTGAATTTAAGCGTGCTGTCGCAGATATCAAATATGATAACAAAGTGAAATTAGCACAATATGTGAAGAAAACCCTTGATATCGATTTAGATCCACACGCATTATTTGATGTTCAAGTAAAACGTATTCACGAATACAAACGTCAAATGCTTAATGTGTTACACATTATTGCTCGTTACAACGAAATGTTGGCAGAACCAGAAAAAGATTGGCAGCCACGCGTATTTATTTTAGCGGGTAAAGCGGCTTCGGCTTACTATGCGGCAAAACAAACCATTCGTTTAATTAACGATGTCGCGAATGTCATCAATAACGATGAGCGCTTAAAAGGTCGTTTAAAAGTTGTCTTTATTCCGAACTACAGCGTAAGTCTTGCACAATTAATCATTCCAGCAGCAGATATTTCTGAGCAGATCTCTCTTGCAGGAACAGAAGCATCAGGTACCAGTAACATGAAGTTTGCCTTAAATGGTGCGTTAACATTGGGTACGCTTGATGGTGCGAACGTTGAGATTTTAGATAACGTTGGTAAGGATCATATCTTTATCTTTGGTAATACGGTTGAACAAGTTGAAGCATTACGTCGCGAAGGTTATCGTCCGTTTGATTATTATCAAAATGACGAGCAGTTACGTGAAGTCATTGACCAAATCATTCGTGGTGATTTCTCACCGGAAGAACCGAACCGTTATCATTCTCTCATTCAAGGTTTACAATACCACGATTATTATCAATCCTTTGCTGATTTCCGCAGTTATGTGGAAGCGCAAAAAGCGGTAGATAAAAAATATCAAGATCGTGATGCATGGATAGCAAGTACTATTCAAAATATGGTGAATATGGGCTTCTTCTCATCAGACCGTACGATTCTTGAATATGCGAAAAATATCTGGAAAATTGAACCGTTAAAACTCGAGAAGTAA
- the glgA gene encoding glycogen synthase GlgA, with protein sequence MRVLHVCSELYPLLKTGGLADVLGALPFAQKEIGIDTRILLPAYPKISAGIENTHVVTEFDNFAGHVVLRYGEYNGVGIYLIDAPHLYWREGNPYHDTDYNDYADNYKRFALLGWVGAELATGLDSWWRAEVVHAHDWHAGLAAAYLFNKGRPAKSVFTIHNLAYQGQFAHRHLHEIGLPEGMFHVDGLELFGQISYLKAGLYYSDMVTAVSPTYAKEITTPDFAYGLQGLLTGLRGAGKLVGILNGVDQEIWHPSCDAYIQHHYKLKSIAGKKKNKADLQAYFNLPQQPDALLFVMVTRLTEQKGVDLLIATADEIVKQGGQLAILGSGAKHLEEGICQLAQRYPEHIAVKIGYDEALSHLMVAGGDVILVPSRFEPCGLTQLYGLQYGTLPLVRATGGLADTVTNSTSETIKERTATGFVFQKAEADDLRSAIQHAFALWQKQRVWAMVRNNAMAQDFSWKNAAAQYEQLYLSILNQ encoded by the coding sequence ATGAGAGTTTTACATGTTTGCTCGGAGCTATATCCCTTGCTCAAAACCGGTGGACTTGCCGATGTTTTAGGGGCGTTACCTTTTGCACAAAAAGAAATTGGTATTGATACACGTATTTTGTTGCCGGCTTATCCAAAAATCTCTGCGGGCATTGAGAACACGCATGTCGTCACAGAATTTGATAATTTTGCAGGTCATGTTGTGTTACGTTATGGCGAATACAATGGCGTGGGGATTTATCTGATTGATGCGCCACATCTCTATTGGCGAGAAGGAAATCCTTATCATGATACCGATTACAATGATTATGCTGATAACTATAAGCGTTTTGCTTTATTAGGCTGGGTGGGCGCAGAACTTGCGACAGGCTTAGACAGTTGGTGGCGAGCAGAAGTGGTTCATGCTCATGATTGGCATGCGGGCTTAGCCGCTGCTTATCTCTTTAATAAAGGTCGCCCTGCAAAATCAGTATTTACAATTCATAACTTGGCTTATCAAGGACAATTTGCTCATCGCCATTTACATGAAATTGGATTGCCAGAAGGCATGTTCCATGTTGATGGTTTAGAATTATTTGGCCAAATTTCGTATTTAAAAGCAGGTCTCTATTATTCTGATATGGTCACAGCAGTGAGTCCTACTTATGCAAAAGAAATTACTACACCAGACTTTGCTTATGGCTTGCAAGGCTTGTTAACAGGCTTACGTGGAGCCGGTAAGTTGGTGGGGATTTTAAATGGCGTGGATCAAGAAATTTGGCATCCAAGCTGTGATGCATATATTCAGCATCACTACAAATTAAAATCCATCGCAGGCAAGAAGAAAAATAAAGCTGATTTACAAGCTTATTTTAATTTACCACAACAACCTGATGCACTCTTATTTGTGATGGTAACTCGCTTAACAGAACAAAAAGGTGTGGATTTACTGATTGCCACAGCGGATGAAATTGTTAAACAAGGTGGTCAATTAGCGATTCTTGGTTCCGGTGCTAAACATTTAGAAGAGGGAATTTGCCAATTAGCACAACGTTACCCAGAACATATTGCAGTAAAAATTGGCTATGATGAAGCACTTTCACATTTAATGGTTGCGGGCGGTGATGTCATTTTAGTTCCAAGCCGTTTTGAACCTTGTGGATTAACCCAATTATATGGCTTGCAATATGGCACATTGCCGCTTGTTCGAGCGACTGGGGGATTAGCGGATACAGTGACAAACAGTACAAGCGAAACCATTAAAGAGCGTACTGCAACAGGCTTTGTATTCCAAAAAGCTGAAGCAGATGATTTACGAAGTGCTATCCAACACGCCTTTGCGTTGTGGCAAAAACAACGTGTTTGGGCAATGGTTCGTAATAACGCCATGGCACAGGACTTTAGTTGGAAAAATGCCGCCGCTCAATATGAGCAGCTTTATTTAAGCATTTTAAACCAATAA
- the glgC gene encoding glucose-1-phosphate adenylyltransferase: MKSDLNKYELVKDTLVLILAGGRGSRLHELTDKRAKPALYFGGNRRIIDFALSNCINSGLNRIGVVTQYAAHSLLRHLQTGWSFLPQERGEFVDMLPARQQIDDSTWYRGTADAVYQNMAIIRNHYRPKYILILAGDHIYKQDYSVMLMDHVRSGAKCTVGCIEVPRSEASEFGVMAVNENLKVKAFVEKPKDPPAMVGKPDISLASMGIYVFDAEYLYKMLDREVNTPCTSHDFGKDVLPKCLEEGVLYAHPFSRSCMGRNTEGEIYWRDVGTLDSFWQSNIDLVSENPQLDIYDQSWPIRGNPVQAYPSKFFYKKANVKPVDNSLIGGGCVITDASISNSVLFDRIKIDEGSSVDHCVVLPQVQIGKNCTLKDCIIDRHCIIPDGMEIGVDKALDSKRFRVSSTGKVVLVTSAMLKKLQGEEVTNEEHLD; the protein is encoded by the coding sequence ATGAAAAGTGATCTTAATAAATATGAATTAGTTAAAGATACTTTAGTGCTTATTTTGGCTGGTGGTCGTGGTTCCCGTTTACATGAATTAACCGATAAACGTGCTAAGCCTGCGTTATATTTTGGCGGTAATCGTCGCATTATTGATTTTGCGCTTTCCAACTGTATAAACTCAGGCTTGAATCGTATTGGCGTCGTAACCCAGTATGCCGCTCACTCTTTATTACGCCACTTACAGACAGGTTGGTCATTCTTACCACAAGAGCGTGGTGAATTCGTTGATATGTTACCTGCTCGTCAACAAATTGATGATTCTACATGGTACCGTGGTACAGCGGATGCGGTATATCAAAATATGGCGATTATCCGTAATCACTATCGTCCAAAATACATTTTGATTCTTGCAGGTGACCATATTTATAAACAAGATTACAGTGTCATGTTGATGGATCACGTGAGAAGTGGAGCAAAATGTACAGTAGGTTGTATTGAAGTACCACGTTCTGAAGCGAGTGAATTTGGTGTGATGGCAGTAAACGAAAATCTTAAAGTTAAAGCCTTCGTTGAGAAACCAAAAGATCCACCAGCGATGGTTGGTAAACCAGACATTTCATTAGCATCAATGGGGATTTATGTCTTTGATGCAGAGTATCTCTATAAAATGCTTGATAGAGAAGTGAATACACCTTGCACATCTCATGACTTTGGTAAAGATGTCTTGCCAAAATGCTTGGAAGAAGGCGTGCTTTATGCACATCCATTCAGCCGTTCTTGCATGGGCAGAAATACTGAAGGTGAGATTTACTGGCGTGATGTGGGTACGCTTGATAGCTTCTGGCAATCTAATATCGATTTGGTTTCAGAAAATCCACAATTAGATATTTACGATCAAAGCTGGCCAATTCGTGGTAATCCAGTACAGGCTTATCCGTCTAAATTCTTCTATAAAAAAGCGAATGTCAAACCGGTAGATAACTCGCTTATCGGTGGTGGCTGTGTGATTACCGATGCATCTATTAGTAATTCTGTGTTGTTTGATAGAATCAAAATTGATGAAGGATCTTCTGTTGATCACTGTGTGGTGTTACCACAAGTACAAATTGGTAAAAATTGTACATTGAAAGACTGTATTATTGATCGCCATTGTATTATTCCAGATGGTATGGAAATTGGTGTGGATAAAGCCCTAGATAGTAAACGTTTCCGTGTAAGTTCTACCGGCAAGGTTGTACTTGTTACATCAGCAATGTTGAAAAAATTGCAAGGCGAAGAAGTCACTAATGAAGAACATTTGGATTAA
- the glgX gene encoding glycogen debranching protein GlgX gives MFSIYNNGKPSPMGYSQTLENGLKISNFALFSSAADAVELCLFRDGKESRFAMSRTDDIWYVAIEGVELNDEYAFRITGKNDRTLANPQKLMLDPYAKAVSHKPDLSSSEARSIFLLNDGRDNAAVAPKGRIVDESFDWSGDCKPSIPWAQTIVYELNVKGFSQLNSRIPENIRGTYAALAHPENIAYFKSLGITSLELLPVNFFIDEPHLQEKGLRNYWGYNPLAMFALEPSYAADQKQPLNEFKSMVKALHQAGIEVILDVVFNHTAESEKTFPTFCQRGIDDKTYYWQNEHGDYLNWTGCGNMLNLANDVIRKWVLDCLRYWVTECHVDGFRFDLATVLGRETPDFNPDAQLFAEMEQDNVLQQIKLIAEPWDIGHYGYQVGYFPAYFSQWNDRFRDDMCRFWLWQSGEVGAFAERFAGSSDIFKREGRLPHGSLNFITAHDGFTLRDLVSYNHKHNDANGEENRDGRNENYSYNHGIEGSQLDLTDEWQSAVEKRRVLSEKGLLGSLLLSNGVPMLLAGDEFGNSQYGNNNAYCQDNEITWLKWNDFNQTLFDFTKQTIALRKKIQSLQQDAWWSDENVEWLNTGGNPMTLDDWHNRESKALQVMLDGKYLFLINAKTEPQSFYLPKGKWKKIAETENSMIQQCDVSGIAFEVLEHMDDENYGVCYEK, from the coding sequence ATGTTTAGTATTTATAACAATGGCAAACCTTCCCCAATGGGATATTCACAAACGCTGGAAAACGGCCTGAAAATTTCGAATTTTGCGCTGTTTTCTAGTGCGGCGGATGCTGTTGAACTTTGTTTGTTCCGTGATGGCAAAGAAAGCCGTTTTGCCATGAGCAGAACCGATGATATTTGGTATGTGGCAATCGAGGGCGTCGAGCTGAATGATGAGTATGCGTTCAGAATCACTGGTAAAAATGACCGCACTTTAGCTAATCCGCAAAAGTTAATGCTTGATCCTTATGCGAAAGCAGTAAGCCATAAACCAGATTTAAGTTCATCAGAAGCCCGTTCCATTTTCTTGTTAAATGACGGACGGGATAATGCAGCGGTTGCACCTAAAGGTCGCATTGTGGATGAGAGTTTTGATTGGTCAGGGGATTGTAAGCCGTCTATCCCTTGGGCTCAAACCATTGTGTATGAACTGAATGTTAAAGGATTTAGCCAATTAAATTCCCGTATTCCAGAAAATATTCGGGGTACTTATGCGGCGTTAGCACATCCTGAAAATATTGCGTATTTTAAATCATTGGGTATTACCAGCCTTGAATTGCTTCCAGTGAATTTCTTCATTGATGAACCACATTTGCAAGAAAAAGGATTACGTAATTATTGGGGCTATAACCCATTAGCCATGTTTGCTTTAGAACCAAGTTATGCCGCTGATCAAAAACAGCCTTTAAATGAGTTTAAGAGCATGGTCAAAGCCTTGCATCAAGCAGGCATAGAAGTGATTTTGGATGTGGTGTTTAACCACACGGCTGAATCCGAAAAAACATTCCCAACATTTTGTCAGCGAGGTATTGATGATAAAACCTATTACTGGCAAAACGAGCATGGTGATTACCTCAACTGGACGGGGTGCGGCAATATGCTCAATCTTGCTAACGACGTCATTCGCAAATGGGTATTAGATTGTTTACGTTACTGGGTAACAGAATGTCATGTGGATGGTTTCCGTTTTGATTTGGCCACTGTGCTTGGTCGTGAAACACCTGATTTCAATCCGGATGCACAATTGTTTGCAGAAATGGAACAGGATAACGTTCTACAACAAATTAAATTAATCGCAGAGCCTTGGGATATAGGGCATTACGGTTACCAAGTTGGTTATTTCCCAGCCTATTTTTCTCAATGGAATGATCGTTTCCGCGATGATATGTGTCGTTTTTGGTTATGGCAAAGTGGTGAAGTGGGTGCTTTTGCAGAACGTTTTGCTGGCTCGAGCGATATTTTTAAACGAGAAGGACGATTACCACATGGTAGCTTGAATTTTATTACTGCCCATGATGGTTTTACATTACGAGATTTAGTGAGCTATAACCATAAACACAATGACGCTAACGGCGAAGAGAACCGTGACGGACGAAATGAAAATTATAGCTACAATCATGGTATAGAAGGTTCTCAACTCGATTTAACTGATGAATGGCAAAGTGCGGTCGAAAAACGCCGTGTTTTATCGGAAAAAGGTCTATTAGGCTCGCTATTATTATCAAATGGTGTGCCGATGCTACTTGCTGGAGATGAGTTTGGTAACAGCCAATATGGCAATAACAATGCCTATTGCCAAGATAACGAAATTACGTGGTTAAAGTGGAATGATTTTAACCAAACCTTATTTGACTTCACCAAGCAAACCATTGCATTACGAAAAAAAATTCAAAGTTTGCAACAGGATGCTTGGTGGTCGGATGAAAATGTCGAGTGGTTGAATACAGGGGGAAACCCTATGACCCTAGACGATTGGCATAATCGGGAAAGCAAAGCCCTACAAGTCATGTTGGACGGCAAATATCTTTTCTTAATTAATGCAAAAACTGAACCGCAATCTTTTTATTTGCCAAAGGGGAAATGGAAAAAGATTGCCGAAACTGAAAATAGCATGATTCAACAATGTGATGTGAGCGGTATAGCATTTGAAGTGTTGGAACATATGGATGATGAAAACTATGGAGTTTGTTATGAAAAGTGA
- the glgB gene encoding 1,4-alpha-glucan branching protein GlgB, which translates to MTKLVAQSVINSFFDGKHADPFAVLGMHETHNGIEIRALLPDADKVEVIDKESQSMVVELEKQDDRGFFATIVPDIHHFFTYQLKVYWGVEAQIIEDPYRFHPMMNDLDQWLLAEGSLLRPYEVLGAHFTECDSVPGVNFRVWAPNAKRVSLVGDFNYWDGRRHPMRFHPASGVWELFLPKASLGQRYKFELIDCNGNLRLKADPYAFRSELRPDTASEISMLPDVVEMTEQRRKANQRNQPISIYEVHLGSWRRNLENNFWLDYDQIADELIPYVKHMGFTHIEFLPLSEFPFDGSWGYQPIGLYSPTSRFGTPEGFKRLVEKAHKAGINVILDWVPGHFPSDTHGLVAFDGTALYEHADPREGYHQDWNTLIYNYGRNEVRNFLSSNALYWLERFGVDGIRVDAVASMIYRDYSRAEGEWIPNQYGGRENLEAIEFLKHTNWKIHSEVSGAISIAEESTSFGGVTHPTENGGLGFNFKWNMGWMNDTLSYMKLDPVYRRYHHDKMTFGMIYQYSENFVLPLSHDEVVHGKCSLLGKMPGDAWQKFANLRAYYGYMWGYPGKKLLFMGNEFAQGREWNYEESLDWFLLDENHGGLWHKGVLQLVKDLNGIYQKNAPLFELDGEPEGFDWLVVDDAENSVFAFERKSSDGERIIVISNFTPVPREGYRIGVNVAGEYEEILNTDSMYYQGSNVGNFGLVESEEIASHGRDNSISVTIPPLATIYLKYKA; encoded by the coding sequence ATGACGAAATTAGTCGCTCAATCAGTAATTAATTCATTTTTTGATGGCAAACATGCCGATCCTTTTGCTGTATTAGGCATGCATGAAACTCACAATGGTATTGAGATTCGTGCTTTATTACCCGATGCAGATAAAGTCGAAGTGATTGACAAAGAAAGTCAATCCATGGTTGTCGAACTAGAAAAACAGGATGACCGCGGATTTTTTGCTACTATTGTGCCGGATATTCACCATTTCTTTACCTACCAATTAAAAGTGTATTGGGGCGTAGAAGCTCAAATTATTGAAGATCCGTACCGTTTCCATCCGATGATGAATGACTTGGATCAATGGCTATTGGCGGAAGGTTCGTTATTGCGTCCTTATGAAGTATTAGGTGCTCATTTTACTGAATGTGACAGTGTACCGGGCGTAAATTTCCGGGTATGGGCGCCAAATGCTAAACGTGTTTCGTTGGTTGGTGATTTCAACTATTGGGATGGTCGCCGTCATCCAATGCGTTTCCATCCGGCAAGTGGTGTGTGGGAGTTATTCTTACCAAAAGCTAGCCTTGGGCAACGCTATAAATTTGAATTGATTGATTGCAACGGCAACCTTCGTTTAAAAGCTGACCCTTATGCTTTCAGATCGGAATTGCGCCCAGATACTGCATCAGAAATCAGTATGTTGCCGGATGTAGTCGAAATGACGGAGCAACGTCGTAAAGCGAACCAACGTAATCAACCTATTTCGATTTATGAAGTACATTTGGGATCATGGCGCCGTAATTTAGAAAATAATTTCTGGCTAGATTACGACCAAATTGCCGATGAGCTTATTCCTTATGTAAAACATATGGGCTTTACCCATATTGAGTTTTTACCGCTCTCCGAATTTCCATTTGATGGTTCTTGGGGCTACCAACCGATAGGGCTGTATTCACCAACTAGCCGTTTTGGTACACCAGAAGGCTTTAAACGCTTAGTCGAAAAAGCGCACAAAGCAGGTATTAATGTGATTTTAGACTGGGTACCGGGGCATTTCCCTAGTGATACACACGGTTTAGTGGCATTTGATGGTACAGCCTTATATGAACATGCTGACCCACGTGAAGGCTATCATCAAGACTGGAATACCTTAATTTATAACTATGGTCGTAATGAAGTGAGAAACTTCTTATCCAGTAATGCATTGTATTGGCTTGAACGATTTGGTGTAGATGGTATCCGTGTAGATGCGGTCGCATCAATGATTTACCGCGATTACAGCCGTGCTGAAGGCGAATGGATTCCGAATCAATATGGCGGTCGTGAAAACTTAGAAGCCATTGAATTCTTAAAACATACCAACTGGAAAATCCATTCTGAGGTGTCCGGTGCTATTTCGATTGCGGAAGAGTCCACTTCTTTTGGTGGCGTAACCCATCCAACAGAAAACGGTGGTCTTGGATTTAATTTTAAATGGAACATGGGCTGGATGAATGACACCCTAAGTTATATGAAACTCGATCCAGTTTATCGTCGTTATCATCACGACAAAATGACCTTCGGGATGATTTATCAATACAGCGAAAACTTTGTATTGCCACTTTCTCACGATGAAGTTGTACATGGCAAATGTTCGTTACTTGGCAAAATGCCGGGCGATGCATGGCAAAAATTCGCTAACTTGCGTGCTTACTACGGTTATATGTGGGGCTATCCAGGCAAGAAATTATTATTCATGGGCAATGAATTTGCTCAAGGTCGCGAATGGAATTATGAAGAAAGTTTGGATTGGTTCTTGCTTGACGAAAACCATGGTGGCCTATGGCATAAAGGTGTATTGCAATTAGTCAAAGATTTGAATGGAATTTATCAAAAAAATGCACCGCTCTTTGAGTTAGATGGTGAACCGGAAGGCTTTGATTGGTTAGTGGTAGATGATGCGGAGAATTCAGTCTTTGCTTTTGAACGTAAAAGCAGTGATGGTGAACGCATTATCGTGATCAGTAACTTCACTCCGGTGCCACGCGAAGGCTACCGTATCGGTGTAAATGTAGCGGGTGAATACGAAGAAATTTTGAATACTGACTCAATGTATTATCAAGGTTCAAACGTAGGTAATTTCGGCTTGGTAGAAAGCGAAGAAATTGCAAGTCACGGACGTGATAATTCGATTAGCGTGACCATTCCGCCACTCGCAACGATCTATTTAAAATATAAAGCATAA
- a CDS encoding 4-alpha-glucanotransferase, whose protein sequence is MSLSLKQSAEKLGISFSHYDIDGHLIDASPTSIDYFIEQLQFPPNIGQNQPFQHVICAFENEPIHDDLIEFSSPPDASLRYQLLDEQNQIQFEKTIPYSTALSSIACFAFYLLSFNAFCRSTNEKIQSVVNNQACKA, encoded by the coding sequence ATGTCCTTATCACTTAAACAATCTGCTGAAAAACTTGGCATTTCGTTTTCCCATTATGATATTGATGGGCATTTGATTGATGCATCGCCAACCAGTATTGATTATTTTATCGAGCAGTTGCAATTTCCGCCGAATATTGGACAAAATCAGCCGTTCCAACATGTCATATGTGCCTTTGAAAATGAACCCATTCATGATGATTTAATCGAGTTTTCTTCTCCTCCTGATGCTTCTTTGCGTTATCAATTGCTCGACGAGCAAAACCAAATTCAGTTTGAAAAAACAATTCCATATTCAACCGCACTTTCATCCATTGCCTGCTTTGCCTTTTATCTATTATCGTTTAATGCTTTTTGCCGCTCAACAAACGAGAAAATACAATCGGTTGTAAATAATCAAGCTTGCAAAGCATAA